The segment TCAGAAGTAATTCGGTCGAACAGGAATGGTTTTGGTTGTCCGCAGTACTCAGCCGAGAAAATGGGCGAGGGCGATAGACGCGCCGTTGTGTTTGTGTCTTAATAAAGGGTGGCGACTTGACTCAGGAAACCGTCGGTAAAAACGAGGAGTTGTGTGGTCTCGCGAGTGAGTGGCGCGAGGGGGCAAAATGTCGCGAATTGTTCGAAAAGTCGCCGAGGATCGCAGAAAGCGCTCAAAGGAATACTGCGGAGCGGTGTCTGTACGTTGCGTTGCGGGGGCTTCCAACGATGGCTGCACGAGAGGGTCGAGGTTTTGCCTTTGCGCGAAGAGCAAAGGGGCCATCGCTCGTGTCAGACGGAAAAAGCTTTCGCTACACATGCATTGTGCTACTTGGCTCACGCCTGTTGCCTGAGGCTGCGCAACGATTTCTTTTCCAAGGAGAGAGCGCCCGCGAGTTTTGTAAGCAGACGTCGGCGGAAACAGCTGGATGTCACGGAACCGGTGACTGCGCACTTTACACTTGGGCCTCGGCCGAACTTGGCGTTCTTGGCGAAACTGGCGCCTCAAAGAAGCTGCGCGAGGCTGTCGTGCGCGATCGTGCTTTGACCACCGTCGACGCGGCATGGAGCATTTCGGCACTGGCGGCGTCGCTTACGGCTGGTGCCGGCCACGACGAGCTGAGGATCGCTTTCGAACGATTGGTGGCCGGGTACTCACGTCCCGGTAAACTATTCCGACACTGGACTTCCGCCGATGCTGCGCCCTGGTATCGATCTCACGTCGGGTGTTTTGCAGATCAGATCTACTCGATTCAGGCCCTGTCGCGCTATTATTCGGCAACGGGAGATACAGTCGCGCTGGAAATTGCGGCGGAGTGCGCCGATCAAATCGTGCGGCTTCAAGGGCCGGAAGGGCAATGGTGGTGGCATTATGATGTGCGGCAGGGTTCCGTGATCGAGGGCTATCCGGTGTATACCGTGCATCAGGATTCGATGGCTCCAATGGGCCTTTTTGAGCTTTACGAGGCCGGCGGTCCAGATCATCGGAGCGCTATAGACCTGGGACTGAGATGGCTGGAAGAGAAGCAAGAAACCGAATCGAGTCTTGTTAAGGAGGACTCGATGCTCATCTGGCGAAGTGTTCGACGAAGTGATCCGGCCAAGACTGTTCGCAGAGTACGTGCGGTGGTCTCGTACTTCCTGCCGAGTGCACGGCTCGGATTTCTCGACGCAGCTTTTCCGCCGGGGCAAGTTGATCATGAGGATCGGCCTTACCATCTCGGGTGGATACTTTATGCGTGGCTTGGCCAGTCTTGAGGCGCAAGGGAATCAGGAGACGGGCACCGCATCGCACGCGCCGGCTGCTGCCGAATTACCACATGGCTCGGCCAATTGACCTTGATTCCTCCCAATCCCCCGCGGTGACTCAACTCTCTGTCCGATCCAACTATTGAATCCTGTATAGACAAAGACACGTTTCCTCATTTGAGCCGTATGGGAAGTTTGGCCGCATGAACGAAGGAGCGAAGCAGGGATTGGCGACCAGCCAGGCGGCGGAATTCGATGCAGGCGGTGGCGTGCAGCGAATCGAGTTCGCAAAGTCCATGATTGGCCAATCGATGGTACTTGAGGTAACCCCACAGGTATTCGACCGGATTGAGTTCCGGGGCGTAGGCCGGGAGCCACTCCATATCCAGGCGAGGGTAGATCGTCCGCCACTCCCGCACCGCGACGGCGCGATGGGCGTTGAGCCGATCCCAGACCAGAATGACGTTTCCGCGCAGGTGACGAAGCAGGGCCGACAGGAAGGTAATGACTTCGTCCGAGCCAATGTTGGCGTCCGGGTGCCAGTGGGCGTGCAAACCCAGTCGCCGTCGCCGCGGAGAAATCGAGAGGGCCGCGATGCTGGAGACCTTTTGGTGACTTCGGCCGCGCTGGCGAAGAACGGGCGTCTGTCCTCGAGGCGCCCAAGTCCGCCGGACCGTCGGATGCATGAGAAAACCGGCCTCATCGAGCAGGACGATGTGGGCTTGGCGTCGTGCGGCGTTTTTTTATGCGCGGCCAGTCCTTCGCAACCCACCGCCCGATCGCCGGCTCGTCGCGCTCGATGGCCCGCCGTTCGGGCTTCTGACACGACCAACCCAGCGACGCCATCAATCGTGGAATATGGTCCACGTGATAGCGGACGCCGTATTGCCTTTGAATCACCTCGACGATGCGCGGACAGGTCCAGAGGTCGGTCGGAAAGCCGTTGGCTTTCGCGCCCTTCAGCAACCGCTGGATCAACCACTGCCGCCGCCGCTCCAGCTCCGCTGG is part of the Planctomycetia bacterium genome and harbors:
- a CDS encoding transposase: MHPTVRRTWAPRGQTPVLRQRGRSHQKVSSIAALSISPRRRRLGLHAHWHPDANIGSDEVITFLSALLRHLRGNVILVWDRLNAHRAVAVREWRTIYPRLDMEWLPAYAPELNPVEYLWGYLKYHRLANHGLCELDSLHATACIEFRRLAGRQSLLRSFVHAAKLPIRLK
- a CDS encoding winged helix-turn-helix domain-containing protein, translating into MRTHGSPAELERRRQWLIQRLLKGAKANGFPTDLWTCPRIVEVIQRQYGVRYHVDHIPRLMASLGWSCQKPERRAIERDEPAIGRWVAKDWPRIKKRRTTPSPHRPAR